The Pseudoxanthomonas sp. genome segment CGCGACGGACGACGACCCCGCTCCCGCGCGGGAGTACTGCCAGCGCCTGCTCGTGCGACGGTGCCAGCCAGTCGCGGTACTGCAACGCAGCGTTTGCGTTCTCACGCAACCACGTGGGCGCACTCTTCAGGCGATGGCGCCCCGGCGCGTACAGCGCCGCCCAAGGGTGGTCGCGTCCGGCGATCAGGTCGCCAAGCAGTATCGCGGCCACCGTGCCGTGCGTCAGCCCGTTACCGGAATCGCCGGTCACCAGGAACACATTTTCGTTGTCGGGATCGGCACCGATGAACGCCAGTCCATCGATCGGCTCGAGGACCTGGCCCGACCATGCATGCGTGAAGCGCGTGACCGAAGGGAAGTGGACGCGCGTCCAGTCCTGCAGGCGCGCGTAGACGGTCGGATCATCGTCCTGTCCGGTCTTGTGGTCGCCGCCTCCGACGAGGATTTCGACGTCCGCGCCATCGCCCTCGTCCGGCCTGCGCAAACGGACGTAGTGGTAAGGATCCCCATCGTCCCAGTACAGCGCATCCGGAATGCTCCCCTCCGGTGCACAGCCGACCACCACGTACGTGCGGTACGCGGCCTGCTTCAGGTAGGTCGCGCCCGTGTCGTGGACAGGCACATTGGTCGCCGCGACCACGGCCCGGGCGCGCAACACCCTACCGTTCCGGCACGCGATCTCCGGTCGCGAGCCGCCCGTTACGCCGGTGACATCCGCACGCACGAACACGACACCCGCGTCGCGGGCCTGTCGTGCCAGCGCCAACAGGTAGGACCCGATGTCCACTCGAGCCTGCCGCTCGAAACGAATCACGGGCCCCAGCGCAGGCAGCGACGCCAGCCCCTCGGCCTGCAGTACGGCATGCAGACCGGCTTGGCTCGCCGCCTGCGCTTCATCCGCCAGGTCGTCGGTTCGCTTGTGGCACGAGAAGAGGAAAGCCGGCACATACTGGAAGTCGCAGTCGATGTTCCCGGCTTGGGCGATGTCCGCCATCCAGTCGATCGCGGCGGCGTGGCTGGCAGCGGCCTGCCTTGCGCCCTCCTCACCGTGATAGCGCGCCAGCGCGGTGAACCGATCATCCAGCGCCGAGGCGAGATGTGCACTGGTCCGCAGCGTCTCTCCCGACCCTATGCCATGACGCTCAAGGACGCACACATCGCGCCCGGCCCGCGCAAGCTGCAGCGCGGTACTCAGCCCGGCTACGCCGGCACCGATGACGACCACGTCCGGCTCCTGCGGAGGTGCGTCGCGCCACCAGGACGCGGTTTCCGCCATGACGTCCCGCCAGACGGGATGGGTACGCGCGGTCTTCATGGCAGGCGTCGGTCTTTTCCTGGCGCGACGTGTCCGTTCGGGTCTTGCGCAGCGCCGTGTGCCTGATCGCCGCCGCTCTCCGGCGTTCTGTGGTGGAGGCGGGCGCGCAGCTGTTCGATGCGCTCGCGGGCCCAGGATCGGTCTGCGGCGGGCAGGAGTGCGACCACGCGGTCGCACTCCCGGACGATCGCTGAAAAATCGGTGACCACCGCCCCATGGCCGAGATGATCGAACCTTCGCTCGAGCTGATCCATCTCGATCATGGAGTCCGCGCGGGGGCGACGCATGACGTTCAGTCCTCTGCCGCCGCCTGATTGCCGCCCTGCTCGGCCAGCATCGTCAGCTTCTCGTCGGTGGCTTTCTCTTCCTCCAGGGTCTCCAGCAGGGCGGCCAGTGCGTTCCTGTGGCCCAGTTGCTTGGCGAGGGCGGCCAGCGTGCCGTAACTGGCGATCTCATAGTGCTCGGCCTTTTGCGCACCGGCGATCAGCGCGGCATCCCTCAGCGGGCCTTCCTCGATGGACTCGATGGCCTCCTTGCCCTCTTCCACCAGTCCCTCCATCGCCGCGCACTTGATGCGCTTGAGCTTGATGCCCAACTCCTCCACCAGTGTGTCGATGCGCTCGATCTGTCCCTGCGTCTCTTCCAGATGGAAGGTGAACGCCTCTGCGAGATCGGGGTTCGAGGTCGCGCGTGCAAGACGGGGAAGCGCCTTCGTCAGTTGCTTCTCGGCGCTGTAGATGTCGGAGAGTTCATGGATGAAGAGGTCCTGCATGTCTTTGATGGCCATCGCGGGTGCTCGCCTTGGAATGAGTGAGGCTCCACCCTAGTGACGGCGGCATGGTGAGGTTATGAAGAAGCGGCGGCCAACACGTCTCACCGACATCGTCGTTGCGTGCTCACAACCTGTTGACCGGCGATGCGGGAGCTTTGAGATCCGCCCGTTATGAGATGCATGCCATGAGAGCGTTGACCTACCAGGGCTCCAAAGACGTCCGCGTGGAGACGGTACCCGACCCCTCCATTGTCGAGGCCGACGACATCCTGCTGCGTGTCACGGCTACCGCCATCTGCGGCTCCGACCTGCACATCTACCGCGGCAAGATTCCCGGCATGAAGGATGGCGACATCCTCGGCCATGAGTTCATGGGCATCGTCGAGGACACCGGATCTGCCGTCACCCGCGTCAAGCGGGGCGATCGCGTGGTGATTCCCTTCGTCATCGCATGCGGGCAATGCTTCCATTGCCTGCTCAACGAGTACTCCGCCTGCGAGACCACCAACACCGGGCGCGGGGCTTCCATGAACCCCAAGAACATCAAGCCTCCCGCGGCGCTGTTCGGCTACAGCCACCTCTATGGCGGCGTCCCCGGCGGGCAGGCCGAATTCGTGCGGGTACCGAAGGCGAATGTCGGACCGCTTCCGGTACCGGATGTACTGAGCGACGAGCAGGTGTTGTTCCTTTCGGACATCCTGCCCACCGGCTACCAGGCGGTGCTGAATGGAGGCGTCAAGCAAGGCTCGACACTGGCCATCTTCGGCGCGGGACCCGTAGGCTACATGGCAGCCGCCTGCGCACGCATGCTCGGGGCGGAAACGATCTTCATGATCGACCACAACCCGTACCGCCTGGACTTCGCGAAGACGACGTATGGCGTCATTCCGATCAACTTCGACGACGACGACGACCCCGCCGGCTCGATCATCGAAGCCACCGGCGGACGCGGCGTCGATGCCAGCATCGAAGCCGTGG includes the following:
- a CDS encoding zinc-dependent alcohol dehydrogenase produces the protein MRALTYQGSKDVRVETVPDPSIVEADDILLRVTATAICGSDLHIYRGKIPGMKDGDILGHEFMGIVEDTGSAVTRVKRGDRVVIPFVIACGQCFHCLLNEYSACETTNTGRGASMNPKNIKPPAALFGYSHLYGGVPGGQAEFVRVPKANVGPLPVPDVLSDEQVLFLSDILPTGYQAVLNGGVKQGSTLAIFGAGPVGYMAAACARMLGAETIFMIDHNPYRLDFAKTTYGVIPINFDDDDDPAGSIIEATGGRGVDASIEAVGFEAKGSATETLLTTLKLEGSSGKALRQCIAATRRGGTVSVPGVYAGFIHGFLFGDAFDKGLTFKMGQTHVQGFMPELLEAIGEGRLAPEAIISHRMTLDDAARGYQMFNDREDECRKVVLTP
- a CDS encoding ferritin-like domain-containing protein, giving the protein MAIKDMQDLFIHELSDIYSAEKQLTKALPRLARATSNPDLAEAFTFHLEETQGQIERIDTLVEELGIKLKRIKCAAMEGLVEEGKEAIESIEEGPLRDAALIAGAQKAEHYEIASYGTLAALAKQLGHRNALAALLETLEEEKATDEKLTMLAEQGGNQAAAED
- a CDS encoding FAD-dependent oxidoreductase, with the protein product MKTARTHPVWRDVMAETASWWRDAPPQEPDVVVIGAGVAGLSTALQLARAGRDVCVLERHGIGSGETLRTSAHLASALDDRFTALARYHGEEGARQAAASHAAAIDWMADIAQAGNIDCDFQYVPAFLFSCHKRTDDLADEAQAASQAGLHAVLQAEGLASLPALGPVIRFERQARVDIGSYLLALARQARDAGVVFVRADVTGVTGGSRPEIACRNGRVLRARAVVAATNVPVHDTGATYLKQAAYRTYVVVGCAPEGSIPDALYWDDGDPYHYVRLRRPDEGDGADVEILVGGGDHKTGQDDDPTVYARLQDWTRVHFPSVTRFTHAWSGQVLEPIDGLAFIGADPDNENVFLVTGDSGNGLTHGTVAAILLGDLIAGRDHPWAALYAPGRHRLKSAPTWLRENANAALQYRDWLAPSHEQALAVLPRGSGVVVRRGVHRVAVYRTGDGALNAHNARCTHLGCVVRWSSEEKSWDCPCHGSRFDAATGGVLNGPASEPLEPFDLHGDDARDADIP